From one Bacillus sp. FJAT-42376 genomic stretch:
- a CDS encoding phospholipase D-like domain-containing protein, which translates to MLKKFFIFFLIAAVAMTGMVSMLIKDIDAGAESYNRKHPAYTAPVSEGDASLFAEGKTLYTSLFHDIKLAKKYIYIQFFIIRNDKISREFLSLLQKKAEAGVEVRLSVDAIGGSDMTRKMIKELEMSGVLFVKSRPLSPRHIFYRLNHRNHRKIAVVDGNVSYIGGFNIGEEYLGNNPKFGYWRDYHVRLTGSGSAYMAEQFLKDWNEDTGQNIRLRSTDSGAYSGYGHEKYELVFSTGDDLEQKMVQWINRSASHIMIATPYFIPTDALMKALEDSLNRGVKVELLIPDKPDYWFTKPPSYPMTKKLLEKGAIIYLYRKGFFHGKVMVIDGKFADIGTANWDKRSVYLNDEANCLFYSGPIVSEIKKELQKDFSSSRILTKDMYHDIPFWERILERTPEWIYELF; encoded by the coding sequence ATGCTGAAAAAATTTTTTATATTCTTTTTAATTGCAGCTGTCGCCATGACCGGAATGGTAAGTATGCTGATAAAAGATATTGATGCGGGAGCTGAATCTTATAACAGGAAGCATCCTGCCTATACAGCTCCTGTTTCAGAAGGAGATGCCTCTCTCTTTGCGGAAGGAAAAACCCTATACACTTCCCTCTTTCATGACATAAAGCTTGCAAAGAAATACATCTACATACAGTTTTTCATTATCCGCAACGATAAAATCAGCCGCGAATTTCTTTCCCTGCTTCAGAAAAAAGCGGAAGCTGGCGTTGAGGTGAGGCTTTCTGTTGATGCAATCGGCGGAAGCGATATGACCAGAAAAATGATCAAAGAACTTGAAATGAGCGGTGTCCTGTTTGTTAAAAGCAGACCGCTGTCGCCCCGTCACATTTTTTACCGGCTCAATCACCGAAATCACCGGAAAATTGCGGTGGTGGATGGGAACGTATCGTATATCGGAGGATTTAATATTGGAGAAGAATATTTGGGGAACAATCCTAAGTTTGGTTACTGGCGTGATTATCATGTCAGGCTGACGGGCAGCGGTTCTGCCTATATGGCAGAGCAATTCCTGAAGGACTGGAACGAAGATACGGGTCAGAACATCCGTCTTCGCAGTACTGATTCCGGAGCATACAGCGGGTACGGTCATGAGAAGTACGAGCTTGTCTTTTCGACCGGGGACGATCTTGAACAGAAAATGGTGCAGTGGATCAATAGATCAGCATCACACATTATGATTGCCACCCCTTACTTCATCCCGACTGACGCTCTTATGAAAGCGCTGGAGGATTCACTTAATAGAGGGGTAAAGGTTGAATTGCTCATCCCCGATAAGCCGGACTATTGGTTTACAAAGCCGCCCAGCTATCCCATGACAAAGAAACTTCTGGAAAAAGGTGCGATCATTTATTTGTACAGGAAAGGCTTTTTCCATGGAAAAGTCATGGTCATAGACGGCAAATTTGCGGATATCGGCACAGCTAATTGGGATAAACGGAGCGTTTATTTAAATGACGAGGCAAACTGTCTTTTTTATTCCGGTCCTATTGTTTCGGAAATTAAAAAGGAGCTGCAAAAGGATTTCTCCTCCAGCCGCATCCTTACAAAAGACATGTATCATGACATCCCGTTTTGGGAGAGAATCCTTGAACGGACTCCTGAATGGATCTATGAATTATTTTAA
- a CDS encoding MFS transporter — protein sequence MVDGPAIQRPKGKNTRWAISSLLCSMIILNYFDRVAIAVAAPELQASFHLSATEIGLVFSIYNYAYTMMQLPIGSMLDKWGVSWITRIGMAVWSVLTILFAFISGKLLLYMIRFFTGIMSASAFPAASKATANWFPYHERGLANSLFDASAKFSNVIGGPLVAVFITFYDWRIAFLAIGVINVLFTVIFWRYYDEPGYHKKISEEEINYIQRYGADASNPPVYKAKYVWKKLFSSRKIWGVTIGFTGYGYTFNLLLLWLPTFFKNEFQVDLLSSSLLTAIPWLIASVTGVAVGGFLVDHLIRRGMRPERVYKGVIIIGMLIGFSFLGAIFTGNPIWSMIFISIGLAGISATAPVGWTIASKISPPGVQAQTSSIVNFSNNLFGGIIAASLTGYIADLTGSFNVSFFIAGAVLAIGLFFYTYVLGDIKTIEFNEDHSD from the coding sequence CATGATCATTCTAAATTACTTTGACAGGGTCGCTATTGCTGTAGCAGCACCGGAGCTGCAGGCAAGTTTCCACCTTTCTGCAACAGAAATCGGACTCGTTTTTTCAATCTATAATTATGCTTATACCATGATGCAGCTACCAATCGGGTCAATGCTCGATAAATGGGGAGTATCCTGGATTACAAGAATTGGAATGGCTGTATGGAGTGTGTTAACCATTCTGTTTGCTTTTATAAGCGGCAAGCTTTTGCTGTACATGATCCGATTCTTTACAGGCATCATGAGTGCGTCTGCTTTTCCTGCTGCTTCCAAAGCTACAGCGAATTGGTTTCCTTACCATGAACGCGGTTTGGCCAACTCATTATTTGATGCATCAGCTAAATTTTCAAATGTTATCGGGGGGCCTCTCGTGGCGGTCTTCATTACATTTTATGACTGGAGAATTGCTTTTTTGGCGATCGGGGTTATCAATGTCCTGTTTACAGTTATTTTCTGGAGATATTATGACGAACCAGGTTATCACAAAAAGATAAGCGAGGAAGAGATTAACTACATTCAAAGATATGGGGCAGATGCTTCCAATCCTCCTGTCTATAAAGCAAAATATGTGTGGAAAAAACTTTTTAGCAGCAGGAAAATATGGGGTGTCACCATCGGATTTACAGGATACGGGTACACATTCAATCTTTTATTACTATGGCTGCCAACGTTTTTTAAAAATGAATTTCAGGTGGATTTACTATCTTCTTCCTTGCTCACGGCTATACCATGGCTGATCGCATCAGTAACAGGAGTCGCTGTAGGCGGGTTTCTGGTAGACCATTTAATTCGTCGGGGTATGAGGCCTGAACGTGTGTACAAGGGGGTTATCATCATCGGTATGCTGATTGGATTCTCTTTTCTGGGGGCTATATTTACAGGGAATCCAATATGGTCGATGATATTTATTTCAATTGGGCTTGCTGGAATATCGGCAACAGCTCCAGTAGGATGGACCATTGCCTCCAAAATATCTCCGCCTGGTGTCCAAGCTCAGACGAGTTCCATTGTGAACTTTTCCAACAATCTTTTTGGAGGCATCATAGCCGCTTCGCTTACAGGATATATTGCCGATCTCACCGGGTCCTTTAATGTATCATTTTTCATTGCGGGAGCTGTTCTCGCAATCGGTCTGTTTTTTTATACATATGTTTTGGGTGATATCAAAACAATTGAGTTTAATGAAGACCACTCGGATTGA
- a CDS encoding putative quinol monooxygenase: MIYITAYMNVKREYRDTFLEKVKELIERSNEEEGNYSYRLYEEVDQSNQFVMLEQWRDQHAIDLHNQSEHFQTFFDFAKKILNEPLTIKRFINDDD, encoded by the coding sequence GTGATTTATATTACGGCATATATGAATGTAAAGCGAGAATACAGGGATACCTTTCTCGAAAAAGTTAAAGAACTGATAGAGCGTTCAAATGAAGAAGAGGGTAACTACAGCTATCGTCTATATGAAGAAGTGGATCAATCCAATCAGTTTGTCATGCTTGAACAGTGGAGAGATCAGCATGCGATTGATCTCCATAATCAATCCGAACATTTTCAGACCTTTTTCGACTTTGCCAAGAAAATTCTTAATGAGCCATTAACAATAAAACGTTTTATTAATGATGACGATTGA
- a CDS encoding LLM class flavin-dependent oxidoreductase, translating to MKLSILDQVPVSKNKRVSETLEQTAELAQMAESLGYTRYWFAEHHGTRGLASTSPEILISHIASKTKRIRVGSGGILLPQYSSYKVAENFRQLEALFPGRIDLGIGRSPGGTQKVRQALLDGFQRSLTEFPRQLNDLIYYITDTIPSDHPSHGIKAAPLTETAPAMWVLGLGENSAAQTGNLGLNYVFGHFIKPDRGEQAFRKYRESFTPVHFSKTAQSLAAVFVICGRSDEEAEKLALSQDLWLLRVEKGLDSRVPSMDEARAASLSASDKERIAANRKRMVIGGPDKVKKELTHLAERYETDEMMVLTNVYSFEDKKNSFKRLADLFL from the coding sequence ATGAAACTTAGTATTCTTGATCAAGTTCCTGTTTCAAAAAACAAAAGAGTGTCCGAGACACTAGAACAAACAGCCGAACTTGCACAGATGGCAGAAAGCCTTGGCTATACAAGGTATTGGTTTGCCGAGCATCACGGAACGAGAGGACTGGCCAGTACTTCTCCGGAAATTCTGATTTCTCATATTGCTTCCAAAACAAAGCGCATCCGCGTCGGTTCCGGCGGAATTTTGCTTCCGCAGTACAGCTCCTATAAAGTGGCAGAAAACTTCCGTCAGCTCGAAGCCCTTTTTCCCGGCCGAATCGATCTTGGCATCGGCCGTTCCCCCGGCGGGACTCAAAAAGTCCGTCAGGCATTGCTGGATGGTTTCCAGAGAAGCCTTACTGAATTCCCGCGGCAGCTGAATGATCTGATTTATTATATAACGGATACCATCCCTTCAGACCATCCATCGCATGGAATAAAAGCTGCACCGCTCACAGAAACTGCCCCTGCGATGTGGGTTCTCGGCCTGGGAGAAAACAGCGCTGCTCAAACTGGAAATCTTGGTCTGAATTATGTGTTCGGGCATTTTATCAAGCCGGACCGGGGGGAACAGGCTTTCCGGAAATACCGTGAATCTTTCACACCGGTCCATTTTTCAAAAACCGCACAATCCCTTGCTGCCGTATTTGTCATTTGCGGAAGATCGGATGAAGAGGCAGAGAAACTGGCATTAAGCCAGGATTTATGGCTTCTTCGGGTAGAAAAGGGCCTGGACAGCAGAGTTCCAAGTATGGATGAAGCGCGTGCTGCCTCTTTATCAGCGTCTGACAAAGAAAGGATTGCGGCTAATCGAAAGAGGATGGTCATAGGCGGACCTGATAAGGTAAAAAAAGAACTGACCCATCTTGCAGAACGATATGAAACAGATGAAATGATGGTTTTAACAAATGTCTACTCGTTTGAAGACAAAAAAAATTCATTTAAGAGACTTGCCGACTTATTTTTATAA
- a CDS encoding DUF393 domain-containing protein: protein MQHVVFYDAQCPLCFYLKKFLSSLDWNQRIRWSSVQTIEDTPYAFLRNRPLLKEIHMITNEGDVLAGAHTIRKIFLSMPLTKLAGFVLYVSFVMNLAEAFYKKVSASRVKWFGRYNQPRIE, encoded by the coding sequence TTGCAGCATGTCGTTTTCTATGATGCACAATGTCCGTTATGCTTTTATTTGAAGAAATTCCTCTCATCATTAGATTGGAACCAAAGAATCAGGTGGTCTTCCGTTCAAACCATTGAAGATACACCGTATGCATTCTTAAGAAACCGTCCGCTTCTTAAAGAAATTCACATGATTACAAATGAAGGGGATGTCCTGGCAGGTGCCCATACCATACGGAAAATATTCCTCTCAATGCCTTTAACCAAGCTGGCTGGTTTTGTTTTATACGTTTCATTCGTTATGAATCTGGCAGAAGCCTTTTATAAAAAAGTGTCTGCGAGCAGGGTCAAATGGTTTGGGCGCTATAATCAGCCGCGAATTGAATAG
- a CDS encoding peroxiredoxin-like family protein has translation MTKMIEEFKTYLEQSKKNSSAESLKKMEMAIHDLEESEEGKGLETGDQVPDFILPDASGNQISIANILKEGPAVITFYRGGWCPYCNMELRAYQSIIDEFHEAGVQLVAISPEKPDASLDTKEKNELSFHVLSDEGNETARAFNLVYQLPEYLIDVYKEKGLDIPGANGDDSWTLPVSATYIADQSGNIVYAYTKADYKDRIEPAEVLEKVKQLIHQ, from the coding sequence ATGACAAAAATGATAGAAGAATTTAAGACCTATTTGGAGCAATCAAAAAAAAATTCATCAGCCGAGAGCCTCAAAAAGATGGAAATGGCCATTCATGATCTTGAAGAGTCTGAAGAAGGGAAAGGACTCGAAACCGGTGATCAAGTCCCGGATTTTATTCTGCCTGATGCAAGTGGAAATCAGATCAGCATAGCCAATATTTTAAAAGAAGGACCGGCAGTGATTACATTTTACAGAGGGGGATGGTGTCCATACTGCAACATGGAATTAAGGGCTTATCAGTCCATTATCGATGAATTTCATGAAGCAGGCGTTCAATTGGTCGCCATCAGCCCGGAAAAACCAGACGCCTCTCTGGATACAAAAGAGAAAAATGAACTTTCCTTTCATGTTCTCAGCGATGAGGGAAATGAGACAGCGAGAGCGTTTAATCTTGTTTATCAGCTGCCCGAATATTTAATTGACGTGTACAAAGAAAAGGGGCTCGATATTCCCGGAGCGAATGGAGATGATTCATGGACGCTTCCTGTTTCTGCAACGTATATTGCCGATCAAAGCGGGAATATTGTCTATGCCTACACAAAAGCGGATTATAAAGACCGGATTGAACCAGCAGAAGTATTAGAAAAAGTAAAACAGCTGATTCATCAATAA
- a CDS encoding VanW family protein encodes MLKQTAIVLGLMLAGGCAAAGGSAKEVSKPENLVNKETMLESKNFSRKVELVDERTKEVLYTYDSSKGEIDADAVADDLAKKIDQPMVPAKLSADGQFSQGQKRVVLNEKETSGILKNLSAYESRIFLPIEVSAPNVKEQDINGITNNVIGEFKTVFNPSVKGRVHNIKLSSNSINNIVLGPGDRFYYNLIVGERSEARGYQKALEIVNKEFVEGIGGGICQTSSTLYNAVENAGLGILELHHHSKQVGYVPKDRDATVSWGGPDFKFVNNKNFPVLIRSTVDEVNGSITIQVLSASKQA; translated from the coding sequence TTGCTAAAACAAACAGCCATTGTGCTTGGACTGATGCTTGCCGGAGGATGTGCAGCAGCAGGGGGCAGCGCAAAGGAAGTCAGTAAACCTGAAAATCTAGTGAACAAAGAGACGATGCTTGAATCTAAAAACTTCAGCCGTAAAGTTGAGCTTGTTGATGAGCGAACGAAAGAGGTTCTTTATACGTACGATTCCTCCAAAGGAGAAATAGATGCGGATGCAGTAGCAGATGACCTGGCCAAAAAAATTGATCAGCCCATGGTACCGGCAAAGCTGAGTGCAGATGGCCAGTTTTCACAAGGGCAAAAAAGGGTTGTTCTGAATGAAAAAGAGACGTCAGGCATCCTGAAAAACTTAAGCGCATATGAAAGCCGTATTTTTCTTCCTATTGAAGTGAGTGCACCCAATGTTAAAGAGCAAGATATCAATGGAATCACCAATAATGTAATCGGAGAATTCAAAACGGTTTTTAACCCTTCAGTTAAGGGCAGGGTTCATAATATAAAATTATCGTCTAATTCCATCAACAATATTGTTCTCGGACCTGGTGACCGCTTTTACTACAATTTAATTGTAGGAGAGCGATCGGAAGCCAGAGGCTATCAGAAGGCTTTAGAAATTGTAAATAAAGAATTTGTAGAAGGAATCGGCGGAGGAATCTGCCAGACCTCTTCGACGCTCTATAACGCAGTTGAAAATGCCGGACTTGGTATTTTGGAACTTCACCACCACTCAAAGCAGGTCGGATATGTTCCGAAAGATAGAGACGCTACTGTTTCATGGGGCGGACCCGATTTTAAATTCGTTAATAACAAGAATTTTCCAGTTCTAATCCGTTCAACAGTGGACGAAGTAAATGGTTCAATTACGATACAAGTTCTCAGTGCTTCCAAACAGGCTTAA
- a CDS encoding sporulation protein yields the protein MLLRKWMSRLGIGAAKIDLVLNSDIYKQGEVIHGRYDIYGGTIEQKLKRIESDLVKTQNGEDSYILNNCIYTASTVMAEENRAISFKCRLPEHLPLSDEKTSYKFVTKLVFENGTNSLDHDEIKVIAQ from the coding sequence ATGCTATTACGAAAATGGATGTCCCGTCTGGGAATCGGAGCTGCTAAAATCGATTTAGTATTGAACAGTGATATTTACAAACAAGGAGAAGTAATCCACGGCAGATACGATATTTACGGGGGAACGATCGAACAGAAATTAAAAAGGATTGAATCGGATCTTGTAAAAACACAAAACGGGGAAGATTCCTACATTTTAAATAACTGTATTTATACGGCTTCAACTGTTATGGCTGAGGAGAACCGCGCCATCTCTTTTAAATGCAGACTGCCCGAGCATCTTCCCTTATCCGATGAAAAAACGTCTTATAAGTTCGTGACAAAGCTTGTCTTTGAGAATGGGACAAACAGTCTTGATCACGATGAAATTAAAGTTATAGCCCAATAA
- a CDS encoding quinone oxidoreductase codes for MKALTFSQFGGPEVLTYIEMDKPVLKRDEVLVKMEAAGLNFADIYRRKGNYHLAGKPPYILGYEGAGIIERTGADVTDFKPGDRIAFADVPYANAEFTAVPSEKAVPLPDGISFDTAASVMLQGLTAQYLTRDSYMVKQGDVILVHAAAGGVGQLLVQMIKLMGGKAIGLTSSPEKKEAAVKAGADEVFLYDEDEDWVEKTIALTQGEGADAVYDSVGSTLADSFAAIRKLGTAVFYGMAGGDPLPVDPRMLMDQSKTLTGGDLWNVLTSKEERLSRSAELFNWILEGQITVQPPVVFSLEQGADAHRLLESRKSTGKILLKP; via the coding sequence ATGAAAGCACTCACATTTTCACAATTCGGCGGACCCGAAGTACTAACCTATATAGAAATGGACAAACCTGTTTTGAAACGGGACGAAGTTCTCGTGAAAATGGAGGCCGCGGGGTTAAATTTTGCAGATATATACCGCCGGAAAGGCAACTACCATCTAGCAGGCAAACCGCCTTACATACTTGGCTATGAAGGTGCCGGAATTATAGAAAGAACGGGGGCTGACGTCACTGATTTCAAACCGGGGGACCGGATTGCATTTGCTGATGTCCCCTATGCAAATGCCGAGTTTACAGCCGTTCCATCTGAAAAGGCCGTTCCTCTTCCTGACGGAATTTCATTCGATACTGCGGCATCGGTTATGCTGCAGGGGTTAACGGCCCAATATTTGACTAGAGACAGCTACATGGTGAAACAAGGAGATGTGATCCTCGTTCATGCTGCTGCTGGCGGTGTTGGGCAACTATTGGTGCAGATGATCAAACTTATGGGAGGCAAAGCGATCGGTCTGACTTCATCTCCCGAGAAGAAAGAAGCAGCTGTAAAAGCAGGGGCAGATGAAGTGTTTCTATATGACGAAGACGAAGACTGGGTTGAAAAAACAATAGCCTTAACACAAGGTGAAGGCGCTGATGCTGTGTATGATTCTGTCGGTTCGACACTGGCGGACAGTTTTGCCGCCATCCGGAAGCTGGGAACGGCTGTTTTTTACGGAATGGCTGGAGGAGATCCGCTCCCGGTTGATCCGAGGATGCTGATGGACCAATCTAAAACGCTCACCGGCGGAGATTTGTGGAATGTCCTTACGTCAAAAGAAGAACGGTTATCGCGTTCTGCGGAACTTTTTAACTGGATTCTGGAAGGTCAAATCACTGTTCAGCCGCCTGTTGTTTTTTCATTGGAGCAGGGGGCAGATGCCCACCGTCTGCTTGAAAGCAGGAAAAGCACAGGGAAAATCCTGCTTAAGCCATAA
- a CDS encoding (S)-benzoin forming benzil reductase, with protein sequence MKTYIITGTSKGLGEALALQFIRHGHTVVGISRTENTMLQQTAKKTNSEFHEILADLTNTDKIPSVMEHVFSKISLSGQSDISLINNAGIVHPVAPSESASASDISRNVSLNLMAPMILTSEFIKRTEGCQSAKKIMNISSGAARKPYIGWSSYCSSKAGLDHFTRCVAAEQKDKQNGVKCVSIAPGVIDTGMQEDIRNLEKGKFPEQDRFIQLKEEGKLYTPGYAAEKLVQVLESEHFGSEAIMDIRDI encoded by the coding sequence ATGAAAACATATATTATAACAGGGACTTCAAAAGGCCTTGGAGAAGCACTGGCTCTGCAATTCATTCGTCACGGGCACACCGTGGTCGGAATTTCAAGAACAGAGAATACAATGCTTCAGCAAACAGCAAAAAAAACAAATTCGGAATTTCATGAGATTCTCGCTGATTTGACAAATACTGATAAAATTCCTTCCGTAATGGAACATGTTTTCTCAAAAATCAGCCTTTCCGGTCAATCTGACATTTCTCTCATTAACAACGCTGGCATCGTGCATCCGGTTGCCCCTTCCGAGTCTGCTTCTGCTTCTGACATCAGCCGGAACGTGTCTTTAAACCTAATGGCTCCCATGATTTTAACTTCTGAATTTATCAAACGAACAGAAGGCTGCCAGTCTGCAAAGAAAATAATGAACATTTCCTCTGGTGCGGCTAGAAAACCATATATAGGATGGAGCAGCTATTGTTCCTCAAAAGCCGGGCTTGACCATTTTACAAGATGTGTTGCTGCAGAACAGAAAGATAAGCAAAATGGCGTGAAATGCGTATCCATCGCGCCTGGAGTGATTGATACAGGTATGCAGGAAGATATCCGCAATCTGGAAAAAGGGAAATTCCCTGAACAAGACCGGTTTATCCAGTTAAAAGAAGAAGGAAAGCTTTATACACCAGGCTACGCAGCAGAAAAGCTGGTACAAGTTTTAGAGAGTGAACATTTCGGCAGCGAAGCAATCATGGATATTCGTGACATTTAA
- a CDS encoding DUF6241 domain-containing protein has translation MSEQKTKKRAAKGRLTLIAIAAALIGLSGAIYLYINRASVQTDEHAQAALGGMSDPSAYFSASRQWDDEAFQEIIHFMLHQKVKAKEKWGAVKITDDRIQKLDALLKQHRPRLENSDIYEKILSSWEREDFSDAVKDHNTIWALQDGTVGKATRLLTPEEEKAYIKKQKLK, from the coding sequence ATGTCCGAGCAAAAAACAAAAAAGCGCGCGGCTAAAGGAAGACTGACCCTTATAGCGATTGCCGCAGCTCTGATCGGTTTATCCGGTGCCATTTATCTCTATATAAATCGGGCTTCTGTTCAAACGGATGAACATGCCCAGGCGGCACTGGGAGGAATGTCAGATCCATCCGCATATTTCTCGGCAAGCAGACAATGGGATGATGAAGCATTTCAAGAAATTATTCATTTCATGCTTCACCAAAAAGTAAAAGCAAAAGAAAAATGGGGCGCGGTGAAAATAACCGATGACCGGATTCAAAAGCTGGATGCGCTGCTGAAACAGCATCGCCCGCGTCTTGAAAATAGCGATATTTATGAGAAAATCCTTTCCAGCTGGGAACGGGAGGATTTTTCTGATGCTGTAAAAGATCACAATACCATCTGGGCACTTCAGGACGGTACAGTTGGAAAAGCGACCCGCCTTTTAACTCCTGAAGAAGAAAAAGCGTACATCAAGAAACAGAAGTTAAAATAA
- a CDS encoding TetR/AcrR family transcriptional regulator translates to MKQFVRRIRSEQLIIESAKQLINQKGCQKTTFAELIQLTGLSKGAIYHYVSSKDDLMAKVLSSLLEESNDQFFYKLSEGEKALLNPSDVLAGQMKAMEKPDQMIGKIFVYLISRMDHQTARDALDDFYDSMFQFALLWIRSGQKHGTIHPNLDPSKAAELYLLMLDGFRLRTTLYHSSFKLSSEELSPILTMLFSQQSFLSGPD, encoded by the coding sequence GTGAAACAGTTCGTCAGGCGTATTCGCTCAGAACAATTGATCATTGAATCAGCCAAACAGCTTATTAATCAGAAAGGCTGCCAGAAGACAACGTTTGCAGAATTAATTCAATTAACAGGGCTTTCTAAAGGCGCCATCTATCATTACGTCAGCAGCAAAGACGATTTAATGGCGAAAGTGCTCAGCAGTTTACTGGAAGAAAGCAATGACCAATTTTTCTATAAACTTTCCGAAGGAGAAAAGGCTCTGCTGAATCCCTCAGATGTGCTGGCCGGGCAAATGAAGGCTATGGAAAAGCCGGATCAGATGATCGGGAAAATATTTGTCTATTTGATTTCAAGGATGGATCATCAGACTGCAAGAGATGCGCTTGATGATTTTTATGACAGCATGTTTCAGTTTGCCCTTCTTTGGATTCGTTCCGGACAAAAACATGGGACCATCCATCCCAATCTGGATCCCTCCAAAGCAGCTGAGCTTTATTTGCTTATGCTGGATGGGTTCAGGCTCCGTACAACTCTTTATCATTCATCATTTAAGCTGAGTTCTGAAGAGCTTTCTCCCATCCTGACCATGCTGTTCAGCCAGCAAAGCTTTCTGTCTGGTCCTGATTAA
- a CDS encoding SGNH/GDSL hydrolase family protein has translation MIARKNWPSGKIVMIGDSITDSGRKSDPEELGSGYVRMLRDFFLLDRTESELVFCNKGVSGNRVTDLAARWEEDVIDEQPDFLSISIGINDVWRQLDQPSKKQVLLDEFADVYGQLLKDAQSKTGARLILMEPTVIEEDLSSEGNQKLVPYINTVRALSAAYNAILVPSHQTFTHFISQRKGVPLTTDGVHMTSLGNMLLAHTWIEAVSDALK, from the coding sequence GTGATTGCCCGTAAAAATTGGCCTTCAGGAAAAATAGTTATGATAGGGGACAGTATCACGGATTCGGGACGAAAATCAGATCCCGAGGAGCTTGGCAGCGGATATGTCCGCATGCTGAGAGACTTTTTTCTGCTGGATCGCACAGAAAGTGAATTAGTATTCTGCAATAAAGGAGTTAGCGGAAACCGCGTAACAGATCTTGCTGCCCGATGGGAAGAAGATGTCATAGATGAGCAGCCTGATTTTCTTTCCATCTCGATCGGTATTAATGATGTTTGGAGACAGCTTGACCAGCCGTCCAAAAAACAGGTTCTTCTTGATGAGTTCGCAGACGTTTATGGTCAGCTCTTAAAGGACGCACAATCCAAAACAGGTGCCCGACTTATACTCATGGAGCCTACGGTCATTGAAGAAGATCTTTCTTCAGAAGGAAACCAAAAACTTGTCCCGTACATCAATACAGTCAGAGCGCTCTCAGCAGCGTACAATGCCATTCTCGTTCCTTCACATCAGACGTTTACTCATTTTATCAGCCAGAGGAAAGGAGTTCCTCTAACTACAGATGGGGTTCATATGACGTCTTTAGGAAACATGCTTTTGGCTCATACGTGGATAGAAGCCGTAAGCGATGCTTTGAAATAA
- the rpiA gene encoding ribose-5-phosphate isomerase RpiA has protein sequence MNEKKKAGHYAASYVKDGMTIGLGTGSTVYFTIEKIGEMVKQGMKIKGIATSNKTARLAYNLNIPLIELNDTERIDLTIDGADEIDSHFNGIKGGGGALLREKLVANASDKIIWVADHTKLVQQLGKFPLPVEVVQFGSTHTARLMEKEGLNPVLRLNSAGKAVYTDNGNLIYDLQTEPIKEPEKLAGIIKQLPGVVEHGLFLQHPHVVITGVNDSVVIREKKGVSE, from the coding sequence TTGAACGAAAAAAAGAAGGCAGGTCATTACGCAGCCAGTTATGTAAAAGATGGGATGACAATAGGACTTGGAACGGGCAGCACGGTTTATTTTACAATTGAAAAAATAGGAGAAATGGTCAAACAAGGAATGAAGATAAAAGGGATAGCGACGTCGAATAAAACTGCGCGTTTAGCCTATAACCTGAATATCCCGTTAATCGAATTGAACGACACAGAACGCATTGACCTCACAATTGATGGAGCAGACGAAATCGATTCTCATTTTAATGGAATAAAAGGCGGAGGAGGCGCTCTCCTCAGGGAAAAGCTTGTAGCCAATGCCTCGGATAAAATCATATGGGTGGCAGATCATACGAAGCTGGTTCAGCAGCTTGGTAAGTTTCCGCTTCCGGTTGAAGTCGTTCAATTTGGTTCCACTCATACCGCACGCCTGATGGAAAAAGAAGGACTCAATCCGGTTCTTCGCCTGAATTCAGCTGGAAAAGCTGTTTATACAGATAACGGGAATCTGATCTATGACCTACAGACAGAACCGATTAAAGAGCCTGAAAAGCTTGCAGGGATTATCAAACAGCTTCCTGGCGTTGTCGAACATGGGCTGTTCCTTCAGCATCCTCATGTTGTCATCACAGGAGTAAACGACAGTGTCGTAATACGGGAAAAAAAAGGAGTATCTGAATGA